In Pristiophorus japonicus isolate sPriJap1 chromosome 2, sPriJap1.hap1, whole genome shotgun sequence, one genomic interval encodes:
- the rasl11b gene encoding ras-like protein family member 11B: protein MRLIQNMSTIQEYGPAEYAPNNRVIKIAVIGGSAVGKTALVVRFLTRRFIGDYERNAGTLYSRQVQVDREQLALQVQDTPGVQINGQSLSCNDLLTRSIQWADAIVLVYSITDYKSYELINHLHQHVCRVHPESRVPVIIVGNKADLLHAKQVEPHLGLQLANLLGCTFYEVSASENYNDVYNAFHVLCKEISKQQMSSNAEKRKTSIIPRPKSPNMLDLRRRFKQALSAKVRTATSV from the exons ATGCGCCTGATTCAGAACATGTCGACGATTCAGGAGTACGGACCTGCGGAATATGCCCCCAACAACCGGGTTATCAAGATCGCGGTCATCGGCGGCAGCGCCGTGGGCAAAACCG CTCTAGTAGTGCGATTTCTAACCAGAAGGTTCATCGGAGACTATGAAAGAAACGCAG GTACTTTATATTCCAGACAAGTTCAAGTAGATAGAGAACAACTTGCACTACAAGTTCAAGACACACCAGGTGTTCAG ATAAATGGACAAAGTCTGAGCTGCAATGACCTACTTACCAGATCCATACAGTGGGCTGATGCAATTGTGCTAGTCTATTCAATCACAGACTACAAAAGCTATGAACTGATCAATCACCTCCACCAACACGTCTGCCGTGTGCATCCAGAGAGTAGAGTTCCTGTCATAATTGTAGGAAACAAGGCCGACCTCCTTCATGCCAAACAAGTGGAACCTCACCTTGGCCTCCAATTAGCAAACCTACTAGGATGCACCTTCTATGAGGTGTCTGCCAGTGAAaactataatgatgtgtacaatgcttTTCATGTACTATGCAAAGAGATTAGTAAACAACAAATGAGCAGCAATGCTGAAAAGAGAAAAACATCCATTATACCTAGGCCGAAATCACCAAACATGTTAGATTTAAGGAGGCGGTTCAAGCAagctctttctgccaaagtgcggaCTGCAACATCTGTCTGA